From Xylanibacter oryzae DSM 17970, a single genomic window includes:
- a CDS encoding cation:proton antiporter has product MAELPHLIKDLALILVVASIVTLIFKKLKQPLVLGYVVAGFLVSPQMPYTMSVYDKADIQTWADIGIMFLLFALGLDFSFKKILKMGASPIIATVTIVFFMMTLGIIVGNAFGWNKMDCIFLGGMLAMSSTTIIYKAFDDMGLRQQRFAGLVMSVLILEDILAIVMMVMLSTIANGNNPDGGQMLQSVLRIAFFLILWFVIGIFLIPWILRSSRKLINNETLLIVSLGLCCMMAVISTQAGFSSAFGAFVMGSILAETIEAEKIIKLVEPVKNLFGAIFFVSVGMLVDINVLFEYALPIVILVLTIIFGQAIFGTVGFMLSGQPLKTAMKCGFSMAQIGEFSFIIASLGLSLGVIGNFVYPVIVAVSVITTFLTPYMIKAATPCYVVMERHLPRKWIRALNNITISQPSSNKSKWKSLIRQLIRQTVIYSILSSATIAIMFTFFLPFVRQILPHYWANAVCGLITILIISPFLRAMVMKKNHSEELKALWSESRLNRLPLVFTMLLRLVIAVSFIFYICNYLTRFKDALIISIAIAVVVLMLLSRRLKRNSIMMERLFVQNLRSRDIEAQVLGRKKPLYERHLLDRDIHITDFTILDDSKWAGKQLKELELRQKFGVHVSSILRGKRRLNIPNGHDVVFPGDVIQVIGSDEQLTSFKNSLDNETYEEDHKIEEREMKLRQIIVTGKCKFIGKTIKESGIRDEYNCMVIGIEEGKENLSAIDPLREFQKGDIIWVVGEIADLERLTN; this is encoded by the coding sequence ATGGCGGAACTGCCTCATCTCATAAAAGACCTAGCACTGATATTAGTTGTAGCAAGCATTGTAACACTGATATTCAAAAAACTAAAGCAACCATTAGTTTTGGGGTACGTTGTAGCCGGGTTCCTTGTTAGTCCACAAATGCCTTATACTATGTCTGTATACGATAAGGCTGACATTCAGACATGGGCCGACATAGGCATTATGTTCTTGCTTTTTGCGCTGGGATTGGATTTTTCTTTTAAGAAGATACTTAAGATGGGGGCGTCGCCTATTATAGCGACAGTCACCATCGTATTTTTTATGATGACTCTTGGCATAATTGTCGGCAATGCTTTCGGATGGAATAAGATGGACTGCATCTTCCTAGGAGGAATGCTGGCAATGAGTTCTACAACAATTATTTATAAGGCATTTGACGACATGGGTCTCAGACAACAGAGATTTGCAGGTCTGGTAATGAGTGTTCTTATACTAGAGGATATACTTGCTATAGTTATGATGGTAATGCTTTCTACTATCGCAAATGGAAACAACCCTGACGGTGGTCAAATGCTGCAAAGTGTGTTAAGAATTGCATTCTTCCTTATTCTGTGGTTCGTTATAGGAATATTTCTTATACCATGGATTTTAAGATCTTCGCGTAAACTTATTAACAATGAGACTTTACTGATTGTATCATTAGGTTTGTGCTGTATGATGGCTGTCATTTCGACTCAAGCAGGATTTAGTAGTGCATTTGGGGCTTTCGTTATGGGATCTATTCTGGCTGAAACTATCGAAGCTGAAAAGATTATAAAGTTGGTCGAACCTGTAAAAAACCTTTTTGGAGCCATATTTTTTGTTTCGGTAGGCATGCTCGTTGATATCAACGTGCTTTTTGAATATGCTTTACCTATTGTTATACTTGTTCTGACAATAATATTCGGACAAGCAATTTTCGGTACAGTAGGATTCATGCTAAGCGGTCAACCACTTAAGACAGCTATGAAATGTGGATTTTCAATGGCACAAATTGGTGAATTTTCTTTTATCATCGCCTCTTTGGGACTGTCATTAGGTGTTATCGGCAATTTTGTTTATCCTGTGATAGTTGCAGTATCAGTAATAACGACATTTTTAACTCCATATATGATAAAGGCTGCAACACCATGTTATGTTGTAATGGAACGACATTTACCTCGAAAGTGGATACGTGCACTTAATAACATTACGATTAGTCAGCCTTCTTCAAACAAGAGTAAATGGAAAAGCCTCATCAGACAGTTGATTAGGCAGACGGTAATCTATTCAATACTATCATCTGCTACAATAGCAATTATGTTTACATTCTTTCTACCATTTGTCAGACAAATATTGCCACATTATTGGGCTAATGCAGTATGCGGACTTATTACTATTCTTATAATATCACCTTTCTTAAGAGCTATGGTAATGAAGAAGAACCACAGTGAAGAACTTAAGGCACTATGGAGTGAGAGTAGGCTTAATCGCCTGCCGCTTGTGTTCACAATGCTCTTAAGGCTCGTTATTGCGGTATCATTTATATTCTATATATGCAATTATCTTACACGCTTCAAGGATGCTTTAATTATAAGCATCGCTATTGCAGTGGTAGTACTTATGTTGCTATCAAGAAGACTAAAAAGAAATAGTATAATGATGGAAAGATTGTTTGTACAAAACTTACGTTCACGTGATATTGAAGCTCAAGTACTTGGAAGAAAAAAGCCTCTTTATGAGAGACATTTACTAGACAGAGATATCCATATAACAGATTTTACGATTCTAGATGATTCAAAATGGGCTGGTAAACAACTAAAAGAATTAGAACTAAGACAAAAATTCGGTGTTCACGTAAGTAGTATTCTACGAGGGAAAAGACGATTGAACATACCAAACGGCCATGATGTTGTTTTTCCTGGCGACGTTATACAAGTAATCGGAAGCGATGAGCAACTTACGTCTTTTAAGAACTCTCTTGATAACGAAACTTATGAAGAAGATCACAAAATAGAAGAACGGGAAATGAAACTGCGACAAATAATCGTAACCGGAAAATGCAAATTTATTGGTAAGACTATAAAAGAGAGTGGCATACGCGACGAATACAACTGTATGGTTATTGGTATAGAAGAAGGCAAAGAAAACCTTTCTGCAATAGACCCTTTACGTGAATTTCAAAAAGGTGATATAATATGGGTAGTTGGTGAGATTGCTGATTTGGAAAGACTTACAAATTAA
- the asnA gene encoding aspartate--ammonia ligase: protein MSNLIKPENYKALLDMKQTEQGIKLIKDFFQQNLSTELRLRRVTAPLFVLKGLGINDDLNGVERPVAFPIKDLNEAQAEVVHSLAKWKRLTLAEYKIEPGYGIYTDMNAIRADEELDNLHSLYVDQWDWEAVIVRQQRTISFLKDIVKRIYAAILRTEYLTCETYPEIKPFLPENIHFIHSEDLLQMYPNLSPKEREDEICKKYGAVFIMGIGGKLSNGEKHDGRAPDYDDWSTVAENGQTGLNGDILIWYPTLNRAFELSSMGIRVDKDSLLRQLALEGKEDRKKLFFHKHLLEGKLPLSIGGGIGQSRLCMVLLHKAHIGEIQASIWPEDMINECEKLGMPLI, encoded by the coding sequence ATGAGTAATCTAATAAAACCCGAAAACTATAAAGCTCTGCTAGATATGAAGCAGACCGAACAGGGTATTAAACTGATAAAGGATTTTTTTCAACAGAATCTTTCAACAGAACTTCGTCTGCGTCGTGTTACAGCACCGCTTTTCGTTCTTAAAGGACTTGGTATTAATGATGATCTTAATGGAGTGGAGCGACCAGTTGCATTCCCAATAAAGGATCTTAATGAGGCTCAGGCTGAGGTAGTTCATTCTCTTGCAAAATGGAAAAGACTTACATTGGCAGAATACAAGATTGAACCGGGATACGGAATTTATACAGATATGAATGCTATACGTGCTGACGAAGAACTTGATAATCTTCACTCTCTGTATGTAGATCAGTGGGACTGGGAGGCTGTAATCGTAAGACAGCAGCGTACAATTTCTTTTCTGAAAGATATTGTTAAGCGAATATATGCCGCTATTCTGCGTACTGAATATCTTACTTGCGAAACATATCCGGAGATAAAACCGTTTTTGCCTGAGAATATACATTTCATTCATAGCGAAGACTTACTCCAGATGTATCCTAATCTATCACCTAAAGAACGTGAGGATGAGATATGTAAGAAGTATGGAGCTGTGTTCATTATGGGCATAGGTGGAAAACTGAGTAATGGCGAAAAACATGATGGACGTGCTCCTGATTATGATGACTGGTCTACGGTGGCTGAAAATGGCCAGACAGGTCTCAATGGAGATATTTTGATATGGTATCCCACTCTAAACCGTGCTTTTGAGTTGTCTTCAATGGGGATACGTGTAGACAAAGATTCTTTATTGCGACAGCTTGCATTAGAAGGCAAGGAAGATCGAAAAAAGCTCTTTTTTCACAAACATTTGCTAGAAGGTAAATTGCCTCTTAGCATAGGTGGTGGTATAGGACAGAGCCGTTTGTGTATGGTTTTGCTTCATAAGGCACATATTGGCGAGATACAGGCTTCTATATGGCCTGAAGATATGATAAATGAATGTGAAAAGTTGGGCATGCCACTTATTTAG
- the pepT gene encoding peptidase T: MEIAERFLNYTKFDTQSSEESESVPSTAKQLIFAAFLKKELENEGFDDVELDDMGYLYATLKANTKKDIPTIGFISHYDTSPDCSGANIKPRIVHNYYGGDIQLSDDVISSPEKFPELLEHKGEDLIVTDGHTLLGADDKAGIAEIIQAMCWIRDHKEMEHGNIRIAFNPDEEIGMGAHHFDVKKFGCEWAYTMDGGDLGNLEYENFNAASAKINIKGMSVHPGYAKGKMINANRVATEFINMIPASETPEETEEYEGFYHLIGIKGNIENATLSYIIRDHNREKFEKRKNFIENCAKKINEKYGDGTATAVVNDQYYNMKEKIDPVMHVIDIVLRAMQECGVPPKVEPIRGGTDGAQLSFKGLPCPNIFAGGVNFHGPYEFISIQTMEKAKEVIVKICEITAKYND; the protein is encoded by the coding sequence ATGGAAATTGCAGAAAGATTTTTAAATTACACTAAGTTTGATACCCAATCATCAGAGGAAAGCGAAAGTGTACCAAGTACGGCAAAACAACTAATATTTGCCGCATTTTTAAAGAAAGAACTTGAAAACGAGGGTTTTGATGATGTAGAACTCGATGATATGGGATATCTGTATGCAACGCTGAAGGCTAATACAAAAAAAGATATACCAACAATAGGTTTTATATCTCATTACGATACAAGTCCGGACTGTAGTGGAGCAAATATTAAACCACGAATAGTTCATAATTATTATGGTGGTGATATACAACTGTCTGATGACGTAATATCTTCTCCTGAAAAATTTCCAGAACTCCTCGAACATAAGGGAGAAGACCTTATTGTAACAGATGGCCATACGCTGCTTGGCGCAGACGACAAAGCTGGTATTGCTGAAATAATACAGGCTATGTGCTGGATACGTGACCATAAAGAGATGGAGCATGGAAATATACGTATAGCATTTAATCCCGACGAAGAAATAGGCATGGGTGCTCATCATTTTGATGTGAAAAAATTCGGATGCGAATGGGCTTACACTATGGATGGAGGTGATCTTGGCAACTTGGAATATGAAAATTTCAATGCTGCATCTGCAAAAATCAATATAAAGGGAATGAGTGTACATCCGGGATATGCTAAAGGTAAAATGATCAACGCAAATCGTGTTGCCACAGAATTTATCAACATGATTCCTGCAAGCGAGACTCCTGAGGAGACTGAAGAATATGAAGGATTTTATCACCTGATTGGCATTAAGGGTAATATAGAAAACGCTACTCTATCGTATATAATACGTGACCACAATAGAGAGAAATTCGAGAAGAGAAAGAATTTTATAGAGAATTGCGCCAAAAAAATTAATGAGAAATATGGTGACGGAACAGCTACAGCAGTTGTAAATGACCAATATTATAATATGAAGGAGAAAATTGACCCTGTAATGCATGTCATTGATATCGTATTGAGAGCTATGCAAGAATGTGGTGTTCCTCCTAAAGTAGAACCAATAAGAGGTGGTACTGATGGTGCACAACTGTCGTTCAAGGGTTTGCCTTGTCCTAATATATTTGCAGGTGGTGTAAACTTCCATGGACCATATGAGTTTATCTCAATACAGACAATGGAAAAAGCAAAAGAGGTTATAGTAAAAATATGCGAAATCACTGCTAAATATAACGATTAG
- a CDS encoding DNA polymerase III subunit gamma/tau, whose amino-acid sequence MGEYIVSARKYRPNSFDTVVGQGALTTTLKNAVKSGKLAHAYLFCGPRGVGKTTCARIFAKAINCSSPTAEGEACNECESCKAFNEQRSYNIFELDAASHNSVEDIKNLMEQTRIPPQVGKYKVFIIDEVHMLSTSAFNSFLKTLEEPPAHVIFILATTEKNKILPTILSRCQIYDFERMTVANTINHLKKVAEKEGIKYEEEALNVMAEKADGGMRDALSIFDQAASFCQGNITYKKVIEDLNVLDSDYYFRIIDFSLENKVSEIMLLLNDILNKGFDGGNMMLGLAKHVRNLMMAKDESTIKLLEVSETLKQKFTEQAKKCDTKFLYQALKILNSCDINYRQSSNKRLLVEITLIQVAQITQADDDEASAGRSPKRLKSLFKQIIVNTANSKAQQVATGGNSMQRQAQAQQSETMHVQQRQTQQPKDTNSASTSRISFANGRPKIKSGMTFSELRNSGKPKNKTNEEESVVIDEKKLFTQEDLSFQWMLMCNRMPKQYIAIASRMKNLMPRISEFPKIDIIVDSQDMLYNINILQGRIRSTLQRGLHNGQITLSIRLAKAEEFKKIPSRAEQLANLSETYPAFGKLRDALGLELA is encoded by the coding sequence ATGGGAGAATACATTGTTTCAGCCCGTAAGTACCGTCCTAACTCGTTTGATACTGTAGTGGGACAAGGTGCACTTACCACTACACTGAAGAATGCAGTAAAGAGTGGCAAATTAGCTCACGCTTATCTATTCTGCGGACCTAGGGGTGTGGGTAAGACTACATGTGCCCGAATATTTGCAAAGGCAATCAACTGTTCCAGTCCTACGGCCGAAGGTGAGGCTTGCAATGAATGCGAAAGTTGCAAAGCTTTTAATGAACAGCGTTCTTATAACATATTCGAACTGGATGCGGCTAGCCACAATTCGGTTGAGGACATCAAGAACCTGATGGAACAGACTCGAATTCCTCCACAGGTTGGTAAATACAAGGTGTTCATTATTGACGAGGTACACATGTTGTCTACTTCGGCTTTCAATTCGTTTCTCAAAACTCTTGAGGAACCACCAGCCCATGTGATATTTATTCTAGCCACCACAGAGAAGAACAAAATATTGCCAACCATCCTTTCTCGCTGCCAGATATATGACTTCGAGCGAATGACTGTGGCAAATACCATAAATCATCTTAAAAAGGTAGCAGAAAAAGAAGGTATCAAATATGAGGAAGAGGCGCTTAATGTTATGGCCGAAAAGGCTGATGGAGGAATGCGTGATGCCTTATCAATATTCGACCAGGCTGCCAGTTTCTGTCAAGGTAACATAACATACAAGAAAGTGATAGAGGATCTTAATGTACTTGATTCTGATTATTACTTCCGTATAATAGACTTCAGCCTTGAGAATAAGGTAAGTGAAATAATGCTTCTTCTTAATGATATTCTGAATAAAGGTTTTGATGGTGGTAATATGATGTTAGGACTTGCTAAACATGTAAGAAACCTCATGATGGCTAAAGACGAATCTACCATCAAGTTATTGGAAGTAAGCGAAACGCTGAAGCAGAAATTTACCGAACAGGCTAAGAAATGCGATACCAAGTTCCTCTATCAAGCCTTGAAAATATTAAATTCATGTGACATCAATTATCGTCAGAGCAGTAACAAACGTCTACTTGTGGAGATCACACTAATACAGGTAGCTCAAATTACACAGGCTGATGACGATGAGGCAAGTGCGGGGCGCAGCCCCAAAAGATTAAAATCCCTGTTCAAACAAATAATAGTCAACACCGCTAACAGCAAGGCTCAGCAGGTAGCCACAGGCGGTAACAGTATGCAGCGTCAGGCACAGGCGCAGCAGTCTGAGACTATGCACGTGCAACAAAGACAGACACAACAGCCTAAAGATACAAATTCGGCATCTACTTCTCGTATTAGTTTTGCAAATGGAAGACCTAAAATAAAATCAGGAATGACCTTCTCGGAGTTACGCAACAGTGGTAAACCGAAGAACAAAACTAACGAAGAGGAATCTGTGGTTATAGATGAGAAGAAGTTATTCACTCAAGAAGATCTTTCTTTTCAGTGGATGCTGATGTGCAACCGAATGCCGAAGCAATATATAGCAATCGCATCTAGAATGAAAAATCTAATGCCGCGTATTTCCGAATTTCCTAAAATTGATATTATCGTAGACAGTCAGGATATGCTATATAATATAAATATATTGCAGGGGCGTATAAGAAGTACATTACAGAGAGGACTGCATAATGGACAGATCACTCTAAGCATACGTCTGGCTAAGGCTGAAGAATTCAAAAAGATTCCATCAAGAGCAGAACAATTGGCTAATTTATCTGAGACATATCCGGCTTTCGGGAAACTTCGGGATGCTTTGGGACTAGAATTGGCATAA
- a CDS encoding tRNA threonylcarbamoyladenosine dehydratase, which produces MGIEKGIFRRTELLLGNDALTEIEKKRVIVFGVGGVGSWCAESLVRSGIMHITIVDSDRICITNINRQLMATTKTVGQVKVDALKERLLEINPTAEVNAMQEIYTEETAESFHIEEYDYIVDAIDSLKDKVLLILNATNTDAVLISAMGAALKLDPTKIKVAEFWKVRGCPLAAALRRKFKHSKTFPKKKFKCIFSEELIKNRGVNKSCGTEKCLCPKAAGGPGREDLLNHEWCSTKAQINGTLAHITAIYGFMISGLIIQDICEKVSE; this is translated from the coding sequence ATGGGAATAGAAAAAGGTATCTTTAGACGCACAGAATTGCTGCTAGGCAATGATGCACTTACTGAAATAGAAAAGAAGAGAGTTATAGTTTTCGGCGTCGGTGGCGTTGGGTCATGGTGCGCAGAAAGTCTAGTACGCTCAGGAATAATGCATATTACCATTGTAGATTCTGACCGTATTTGTATCACGAACATTAACAGACAGTTGATGGCTACAACCAAGACTGTAGGTCAGGTAAAAGTTGATGCTCTTAAAGAACGTCTTCTCGAAATAAATCCTACCGCAGAAGTCAATGCCATGCAGGAAATTTATACTGAAGAAACCGCTGAATCTTTCCATATAGAAGAATACGACTATATAGTTGATGCAATAGATAGTTTGAAGGATAAAGTCTTGCTCATACTCAATGCCACTAATACTGATGCGGTATTGATTTCGGCTATGGGTGCAGCTCTTAAACTAGACCCTACAAAAATAAAGGTAGCCGAATTCTGGAAAGTCAGAGGATGCCCTTTAGCGGCAGCTTTAAGAAGGAAATTCAAACATAGCAAGACGTTTCCGAAGAAGAAATTCAAATGTATATTCAGTGAGGAGTTGATTAAGAACAGAGGCGTAAACAAATCATGTGGTACTGAGAAATGCCTATGTCCAAAAGCTGCGGGAGGTCCTGGTCGTGAAGATTTGCTTAACCACGAATGGTGCTCTACAAAAGCCCAAATTAACGGAACACTTGCACATATCACTGCTATATATGGTTTTATGATATCAGGACTAATTATACAAGACATCTGTGAAAAAGTGTCTGAATGA
- a CDS encoding threonine aldolase family protein encodes MISFECDYNNGAHPEVLKRLIETNNEQTLCYDKDCYTKSAKDKIKLACDDDQADVFFLTSGTQTNATVISSLLKSYEGVIAINSGHINVHESGAVEYTGHKVIAIEGKNGKMEAKALRSYMEDFTANYNDGHSVYPGMVYISLPTELGTIYNAKELELLYNVCREYDLILYVDGARLGYGMMSQECDITLPFLSKHCDVFYIGGTKQGALCGEAVVFTHNNAPKNFIAIQKQHGALLAKGRLIGIQFDTLFTDNLYFDLSRHAINMAMKMKKMFAEKGYKFFIDSPTNQQFIIINNDEVERISQKVIFTHWGPADQNNTICRFVTSWATTEESLKELEKIWE; translated from the coding sequence ATGATTTCATTTGAATGTGATTACAATAATGGTGCACATCCTGAAGTATTAAAGCGACTCATCGAGACTAATAATGAGCAGACACTGTGCTACGATAAGGACTGTTATACAAAAAGTGCAAAGGATAAAATAAAATTAGCTTGTGATGACGACCAAGCTGATGTTTTCTTTCTTACTAGTGGAACTCAGACAAATGCGACAGTAATTAGTTCATTACTAAAATCTTATGAGGGCGTAATAGCTATCAATTCAGGGCACATCAATGTACATGAATCGGGTGCCGTAGAATATACAGGTCACAAGGTTATCGCTATTGAGGGCAAAAATGGCAAGATGGAGGCTAAGGCCCTTCGTTCATACATGGAAGATTTCACAGCTAATTACAATGACGGACATAGTGTTTATCCCGGTATGGTCTACATTTCCTTGCCTACAGAATTAGGCACAATATATAATGCTAAAGAATTAGAATTATTATATAATGTTTGCCGTGAATATGATCTTATCTTATATGTAGACGGTGCTCGCCTTGGCTATGGTATGATGTCTCAAGAATGTGATATTACATTACCATTCCTCTCAAAACATTGCGACGTTTTCTATATCGGAGGTACAAAACAAGGCGCCTTATGCGGCGAAGCTGTTGTCTTTACTCATAATAATGCACCAAAAAATTTCATTGCTATACAGAAGCAACATGGAGCATTGCTGGCTAAAGGAAGACTTATCGGAATACAGTTTGACACACTATTTACCGACAATCTTTATTTTGACCTATCACGTCACGCTATAAATATGGCTATGAAAATGAAGAAAATGTTTGCAGAAAAGGGATATAAGTTTTTTATAGATTCTCCTACCAATCAGCAGTTTATTATAATAAACAACGATGAAGTGGAAAGAATATCACAAAAGGTTATTTTCACCCATTGGGGCCCTGCGGATCAGAATAATACTATATGTAGATTTGTAACCAGTTGGGCTACAACAGAAGAGAGCCTTAAAGAATTGGAGAAAATATGGGAATAG
- a CDS encoding putative LPS assembly protein LptD, translated as MMASSNIPFFKKKNKQGVANDSVELAEENRMDSIARNDTTKMDSMQLAIYHHNKAIDDSLSLDSTNRKKKNGIDAPVDYSAKDSIVYDAKSKLAHLYGGSEVKYENMDLLSDKIRMSMDSSLVHATGSKDTAGVLKGKPVFTMGEDKYESDTMAFNFKTKKGLINNVYTAQQDGFLTSAKSKRSKNGDMFLQHGRYTTCDEPHPDFYLALSRAKVRPGKDVIFGPAYLVVADVPLPFAIPYGFFPFTKSYSSGFIMPTYGDESDRGFYLRDGGYYFAINDKIDLKLLGEIYTKGSWGISAASNYRKRYRYSGSFYFSYQDTRSGEENMPDYSKTTSFKIQWSHRQDSKANPFSSLSASVNFATSSYERNNLTSMYNPQSLTQTTRTSSVSWGTQFSSIGLSLSSTMNLSQNMSDSTIAMTMPDLNVSLSRFYPFKRKKAVGKERWYEKISMSYTGQLSNSISTKEDKLMHSSLIKDWRNGMNHRIPISGNFTLFKYINVNPSFNFTDRMYSNKIMHSWDTNAQKEVSDTTYGFHNVYNWDLSVGASTKLYGFWVPAKAFNKALFNGKMVAIRHVFTPTVSFSYAPDFGSSRYGYYETYQKTDDKGNVSVVEYSPYSTGLYGVPGKGKTGSISMSVSNNIEAKFRSDNDSTGFKKISIIDELGASMSYNMAAQTRPWSDLNTTLRLKWWKHYTFNMAATFATYAYELDADGKPYVGTHTEYSKGRFGRFQGMSQNLSFTFDNTILTKIHNLFHPEDKDDNKKNNDKKASNDDSDSGVETNVDETMMKGQHGASKKNAGKAETDADGFMKFSIPWSVSVGYGIVMRENTQGTFNTNTMRYPYKFSQTLNFSGNIRISDGWNISFSSGYDFENHDMSMTTASLQRDLHCFNMSCSVVLRPYTSYNFSFRCNAATLTDALKYDKRSSYSNAIQWY; from the coding sequence ATGATGGCCAGTAGTAATATTCCTTTTTTCAAAAAGAAGAATAAGCAAGGTGTAGCCAATGATTCTGTTGAATTGGCTGAAGAAAATCGCATGGATTCAATAGCACGTAATGATACTACTAAGATGGATTCAATGCAATTGGCTATATACCATCATAATAAGGCTATAGACGACTCCCTTTCTCTTGACAGTACTAATCGCAAAAAGAAAAATGGCATAGATGCCCCGGTAGATTATTCAGCAAAAGATTCTATTGTTTACGATGCTAAAAGTAAACTGGCTCATCTTTATGGAGGTTCTGAAGTAAAATATGAAAATATGGATCTTCTGAGTGATAAAATACGTATGTCGATGGATAGTAGTCTCGTTCATGCTACAGGTTCTAAGGACACTGCTGGTGTACTTAAAGGTAAGCCTGTATTCACGATGGGGGAGGATAAGTATGAGAGTGATACCATGGCATTTAATTTTAAGACAAAAAAAGGACTTATAAATAACGTATATACAGCACAGCAAGATGGATTTCTTACTAGTGCTAAGTCAAAAAGAAGTAAAAATGGAGACATGTTCCTGCAGCATGGACGTTATACTACATGTGACGAGCCACATCCTGACTTTTATCTTGCCCTTTCACGTGCTAAAGTTCGTCCAGGTAAAGATGTCATTTTTGGCCCTGCATATCTCGTTGTAGCTGATGTGCCACTTCCTTTTGCAATACCTTACGGTTTCTTTCCTTTTACGAAGAGTTACTCAAGTGGATTTATAATGCCTACTTATGGAGATGAGAGCGACCGCGGTTTTTATTTGCGCGACGGAGGATATTATTTTGCTATAAACGATAAAATAGACTTAAAGCTCCTTGGCGAAATTTACACAAAAGGTTCGTGGGGTATCTCGGCAGCTAGCAATTATCGAAAGCGATACCGTTACAGTGGAAGTTTCTATTTCAGTTATCAGGATACTAGGAGCGGTGAAGAAAATATGCCTGATTATTCTAAAACAACAAGTTTCAAGATACAATGGAGCCATAGGCAGGATTCGAAGGCAAATCCGTTTAGCTCTTTGTCTGCTAGTGTCAATTTTGCAACAAGTAGTTATGAGCGCAACAACCTTACTAGTATGTATAATCCGCAAAGTCTTACTCAGACCACACGTACATCTTCAGTAAGTTGGGGTACACAGTTTTCAAGTATTGGATTGTCACTGAGTTCAACAATGAACTTGTCTCAGAATATGAGTGATTCTACTATCGCGATGACGATGCCTGACCTTAATGTATCATTGAGTCGTTTTTATCCGTTTAAACGTAAGAAGGCGGTTGGTAAAGAACGTTGGTATGAAAAAATATCAATGAGTTATACTGGTCAGTTGAGCAATTCAATTTCTACTAAAGAAGATAAATTGATGCATTCAAGTTTGATAAAGGACTGGCGTAATGGTATGAATCATAGAATCCCTATCAGTGGTAATTTTACGCTTTTCAAATATATTAATGTTAATCCATCATTCAACTTTACAGACCGTATGTATTCTAATAAGATAATGCATTCTTGGGATACTAATGCGCAGAAGGAAGTCTCTGATACAACTTATGGATTTCATAATGTCTACAATTGGGATTTAAGTGTAGGTGCTAGCACAAAACTATATGGATTCTGGGTACCGGCGAAAGCTTTTAATAAGGCCTTATTCAATGGAAAAATGGTTGCTATCCGCCACGTGTTTACACCAACAGTAAGTTTTAGCTATGCTCCAGATTTCGGATCATCTCGTTATGGTTATTATGAAACATATCAGAAAACTGACGATAAAGGAAATGTTTCTGTTGTTGAATATTCACCTTATTCAACAGGGCTTTATGGCGTTCCAGGTAAGGGGAAAACTGGAAGTATTTCTATGAGTGTCTCCAATAATATAGAAGCTAAATTCCGTTCAGATAATGACTCTACCGGATTTAAGAAAATAAGCATAATAGACGAATTAGGCGCCAGCATGAGTTATAATATGGCTGCACAGACTCGTCCATGGAGTGATTTGAATACTACATTAAGATTGAAATGGTGGAAACACTATACATTTAATATGGCTGCTACTTTTGCAACATACGCATACGAGTTGGATGCTGACGGTAAACCTTATGTAGGTACCCATACGGAGTACAGTAAAGGGCGTTTTGGTAGATTCCAAGGCATGTCTCAGAACCTCTCATTCACATTCGATAATACAATACTAACAAAAATACATAATCTGTTTCATCCTGAAGACAAGGATGATAACAAAAAGAATAATGATAAGAAAGCCTCAAATGATGATAGTGATTCTGGTGTAGAAACAAATGTAGATGAAACTATGATGAAAGGTCAGCATGGAGCTTCGAAAAAGAATGCAGGTAAGGCAGAAACTGATGCCGATGGTTTTATGAAGTTCTCTATACCATGGTCTGTGAGTGTAGGTTATGGTATTGTAATGCGTGAGAATACTCAAGGCACATTCAACACGAATACAATGCGTTATCCATATAAATTTTCACAGACGCTTAATTTTAGTGGAAATATACGTATTAGTGATGGTTGGAATATAAGTTTTTCATCAGGTTATGATTTCGAAAATCATGATATGAGTATGACTACCGCTTCTTTACAACGCGATTTACATTGCTTTAATATGAGCTGTTCGGTTGTCCTCCGTCCATATACAAGTTATAACTTCTCTTTCCGTTGCAATGCAGCTACACTTACAGATGCTCTGAAATATGATAAGCGTAGCAGTTATTCAAATGCAATACAGTGGTATTAA